The following is a genomic window from Mus pahari unplaced genomic scaffold, PAHARI_EIJ_v1.1 scaffold_6532_1, whole genome shotgun sequence.
cttcttgtgtTGGTTTTCTTGGCAATGAAGAAATCAACACAATCATGTGTTTTtctgagatttctgagtttccaCCAGATCCTCAGAGGAATCTGCCTCCTACCTAAAGTTAAGCATCACATAATGGGAAACTAAAAGGGTGACAGTCTTTACATGAACTGCCATTTATGAGTTCATACCTTAACTGGAAGTTGCACCACAGTGCTACCTGAGGGAAAATGCCATAAGCCATGAGAGGAGAATGTTAATTGCTTCATGCTGTGAGCTTGACCTGCTATACAAGGAACAAGGAGGCTTTTGTTATGTAGCAGAGAAAAGATGGATGGGCCAGAAGAAAAGCTGAAGACAAGAAGCTGGGAAAGGGATCACTCAGTGTTTGTCAGTCACTCTAATATCTGTGAGATTTATTCTGATTATGATAGGACAATAGTATTGACAAAACAAGATGTTTGGTTGCCATCGGTAGTATGGGCAGTGTGCAAAGCTCATGAGGACACCAGGCTGCCTCTGACAAATGTTCCTTCCCAGTAGCAAAAGAAGGCCCCAGAAACTGGACATACAGCTAAATATCCAGGACTGCTGGATAAATACTCAGCTCCCGAGTCAGtagatatatttgaaaatgattaATAAGGAATGTACAGTGTTATTATTCAAGCTATCATGAGGGATATTGATTTAGTTCTTTCCGGAGAAGTTGaataaatttattattctttctctgattttctttctttttctttctttctttctttctttctttctttctttctttctttctttctttcttccccctctctttctctctttctctcccttccttccttccttccttccttccttccttccttccttccttccttccttccttcccccctctctttctttaaattccatattttattccccttccctcttctctctctgacagTTGCATATCCCATATCTGATCCacacctcctgtctccacatggatgtcccatCTCACTCCACCTGACAtccaaactccctggggcctctagtctcttgagggttatgtgcatcatctctgaatgaacacagacctggcagacCTCTATTGTatgtcaaattaaatggagacatacttgaagcaactCCACTGAAATCGgcaatatacccaaaagatactcctcCATGATCATACTCTTGGTAATACACCCAAATGATGCCCCACCATAATACAGGGAtacttgttccactatgttcatagtggccttatttgtgatagccagaaactggaaacaacccagatgtctcatgacagaagaatggatacagaaaatgtgagtAGTATTTACACAATGacatactacttagctattaagaacaaggaaatcctgagttttgcaaccaagtgatggaactagaaaatatcctgagtgaggtaactcagatccaaaaggatatgcatggtatatactcactaattaatggatgttagccaaaaaaggacagaatacacaagataaagTCCATAGAACTAAAAAAGATCAACAATCTGAAGTGCCTGAGTGGGGATGTCTCAGtcgcacttgggagggagaagaaagcaatcacgtGTAGGAAGGGAAGTAAGGATGAGAGGGGGAGATGAAGTTGGGGGGTGTTGGGGTATCTGATTTGGCATAtggtgagggaaaaggaatgaagaaaacttgagggccagcagaaaggatggaaacaggCTACCTCATGAGACAGGAgtttgggggaaccctccagaatgcaccagagtcctgggaggtgggAGATTTTCAGGACTCAATgagagggatcttagatgaaatgcctgacagtaggaagagggaacttatagagcccacatcCAGCAGGAAAACAAGATATCAAGTTATGGATGGggtggccatcccacagtcacagggTTCATGACACAGACCTTCTGTACCCTAAGCACATGTAGACAGGCCTAGAATTGAGCTAGGATGGGTTGGAGGGACTTCTCTCACCTAGAGATGCTTAAGGTAATAAAGTGCAGGGGACACTGGGACTCAGACTTAATGAACACATGGGTATTTAGTGTGGTCCTTCTCTGTGTATGCTGGTGAGGGAACAGAGCTCATGCATACCACATGAGTACACTTTTTACAAAGCTGCACCCCAGCTCTGACTGGGACCTGTTTAACTGATGTTATAGCACAGATATTACATCCTTCTATAGAAgaatttctccttccctctgctgaCATCACTTGTGGCTTTATTCTGTTTGTTCCAATGGTTCAAATGTCCTGCTGATATTCCCCTCAGACATTCATTACCATTCAGTGTCAAACCTCAATCTCTCCTGCCATGCAGCCTCCCACTCCCTTGCACGTTAGTCTTGGAGTATCAGTGGGAAGCCCCAGTCTCACTCCCAAGAGCTCTTCATTCCCAGCAGCACCATTACTACCAATGgatcttatattttctttgtatataacTTGACCATTGGCCTCAATAGGACCACAGGGAAAGCAACTTACAGGTCTTGTTAAGTGGATTATTGAAATGTCAGCATTGAGCTTTGGAATGAAGTCTTGGATTTATGAATAGATACAGACATTATTTCCCAGGGCAAGCCCACAGTCACAAACAGTTACCAATAGTCTCATGATGTCTAGCTCTgactcttccatttctttttgcaTCTCTGATTTCTCCTGGATGACTCTGAATTGGCAttggagagaaagatggagagaaagagagaaagagagagagagagagagagagagagagagagagagagagagagagagaacctgtaagGATCACTCAGAACTTGGAATCATTCTAAAGGTTTTTACCCCTAATTTTCCCAGGTCTTTTCTTGTTTCAGCCAGTGATTGGTTTCTGCTCTGAGTTCAGTGGAGCCAGAAGAGACAGGGGATGAAGGTACCTTGGAGGCCTATTCCTTATCAGGATgatatttatgcttttaaaatgccCTTTTACTCACTATTCAGAAAATCCCTGAGCTCAGATTATGCCACCTTTGAAGAGTAAACCAAATGTGGAAAACCTTGACTGGTGTCCTGGCTCTGAGTGTACAGCTGTGTGGGGCTATGGACACCAGCACATATGATGTCTGAATGGAGCATGACACACACTCATTTATAGAATGGGAAACTTCctgtgttgtctccctttggagaAGGAGGACTTGACAGTTTAATACAGTGTCCttgttagttttaactgtcaccttgacacagccaGAAGTCACCTGGGGAAGAAGTCTACACTGAATAATTTCCTTATCAGCTCTGGCTGTGGACATGTCTGAGAGTGATTGTTTTAACTGATGCAGGAAGCCTAGggcactgtgggcagcaccatccctaggcagatggtcctTGGTTGTATAAGAGAGGTAGCTAAgcatgagccagagaatgaaccAGCAAATGAGCCAGCAAGCAGCTTgttttctgccttggcttccttcagggCTACACTATGACCCAGCCCTGGACAGGAAATGCATGTTCTGCTCTCCTGAACTGCTTCTGTTCACAGTGTTTTTGTCACAGTAGGAGAAAGAGACCTGGAGCAGTGTACagggaagagcagttggcacttcCATTTGAATCACTGCTCTGTTCCCTGTCCTCAGTAGAAGACCCCTCAGTATCCAGTGGGCCAAGAGAAGGAGGGATTGAGACACCAGACATGGGCCAGTGAGAACAGGTGCACCCACTTTCTATTACTGTAATCTTGTTTGAGACTGAATAGGAATGTACCATGTTTTTTCACTTACATTTTGTGGGTACAAAGCTCTGCCTGAAAGGGCCTATCCTCTGGATGCACACTTCATCCAACTTTAGTCTCAGATTTCCCATGGAGAATCTGGAAGTCTGCCTGGACTCACCCTACCCTAGATGGAAACATGAGATCTGCAGAGCACGTGAACAGGATGACAGTCCCTGCATCCCACCTGTGCTGAAGGGATCAGGGAAGGTCACATTTGTGGTGTTGTACCCTCCTGTTCTAGCCCTGGGAATGAGCCTTCAGTTCCCCCAGAAAACTCTACTCTGAGATACCAGGTTCCATACCTAACTCTCAATTGTTTCCCTGAGCCATGACCTTGCCTAGGAGACTGCTTTCCATTCCTGTCCCCACTAACCTTGGTCTTCCTCCCTAGACCCAGGTGTGATTCTTGTGTCTGAGACGACCCCTCTCTATAGGGAacctgaaagcctccttcctCCTATCATCTCCCATAGCATAAGACAGGATTGCTGATGGGGAATCTCCCAGAAAAAGTATAGAGCTCACCCAGGAGGACCAGCGAGAACTGTGCTCAGCCAACACACAGCACAGCCAACCCATAATGCTGCAGGGTCACTGGGCATCTCCTTCTGTGTCTCAGAATGGTTGCACACAAATGTAGAGGTGCACTGGCCTCAGCCAACTTTTCTGATGGCTTTTTAGACTTTCCTGGAAGGCCAGCATCTCCATGAAAGGGACAGAGTATAGAGTTCCTCTTGATGATTCATGTCCTCAGAGAGTAAGTCTAAGGAATTCTACCCTCAGGCAAATGGTAACAGACACTGGTGATCTGGACAGCTGTCCTACCCCAGTTTCAGGTCCTAGTTCATATTTAAGTCTACCTTGTAGACACCGTATTATTTGTTCACCAGGAGTGCTGTCACTCAGAAACTGAGACACAGGGAACTCCAAGTCCACATGAGTCTCACTTGGGTCACAGGTGACAGATGTGAAGTACAAGTTCTCTGTCTCCAGCCATGTAGCCAGTGTCCCCATCCTGGAGGCCTTCTCAGGTGTCTGTGAATCTGGGAGAAGCTGatgttaatcttggttgtcagctgCTTAAGGGGACATCTTGGCCAAGAATTGAAAACAAATGGACAGTTAGATCTGACTCCATAACTAAGCCACATGTATCTGCAGTATTTCTGAGCCCAAGGACTAGATAGGAAGTCATGTTTTCTCATGTTCAGCTGTCACTCAACACTCAGACAATTGTTTCCATGACCTATGACCTTGCCTAGGAGACTGTTTTCCATTCCTGTCCCCACTGACCTGGATCTCCCTCCCTAGACCCCACTCTGTTCCTGTGTCTATGGACAACCCTTTCTCTGGGCATCCTGAAATTCCCCTCCCTCCTGGCATCTCCCAAGGGGAATACAGGACTTTTTGCTGCAGAATCACCCAGACAAAGGGCATAGGTTACTCAGGAGGACCAGAGAGTAGTTGGGCTCAGCCAACACACAGTTCAACCAACCCATAATGATGGAAGGTTACCTGAAGCAGTTGGTAGGAAGAGGAGCCCACAGTCTTTTCCAGGATACACAGGTCACCTCCCCAATACCAAGAACATAAAACTCCTCACACAACTGCTTCAGGAACTCAGTCTTGGGTCAGGAACTTGGCTGGTGACATTAGTAATAAAGGGTTTATCTTCATCCCCAGTCATCACATAGCTGGTCCCTTCCAACAGTCACAGACATCTGTGCCCCTTTCCTATTGGGAAATCCCACCTTCCCAGAGCACTGAGGACACAGGGCAGACTGGGACCTCAGCTGGATCTGTGTGTCTCAGGGACACGTAGGAAAGATGGAGGCTTCCTATTTGATGTGGAGAGACTCATGTCCAGGAGTCAGCAGATGTCAGCCCCTGGATGAGTCGTTGTTCTCTGAGGGCATGTCGATGCTTATCAGCCTTGTTGCTTAAGGTCTTGGTGGAGAAGAAacataaagagagaaaatgtgagaAAGATGTGGGGCAGCATTGAGAGTGGAAGTGACCGAGGAGTGCCATGAGCACAGACCCCACAGCCTGTAGGATGCTGTTAAGTCCTCCTGCCTGAGAGAAAATTCTGCTTAGAAGGAGGAAGGACAGCAGAGGCCAAGTGCCTTGCAGGAGCTGacggtcttttcttttcttttcttttcttttcttttcttttcttttcttttcttttcttttcttttcttttctttctttttctttttcttttttttgagacagagtttctttgtgtagccctggctgtcctggaactcaatttgtagaccaggctggccttgaactcagaaatccgcctgcctctgcctcccaagtgctgggattaaaggcgtgagccaccaccacctggctttaatttttttgaaggtCTTTTCAAAGGACAGTTCAGTGAGAAGAAATATGGTGGTATCCTCTGAACTTTCCAGCAAAGGACATACCCCCTGGCAGAGGGCCCTTCTCACAGGTAAGTGCCCACTATCTGATTGTATGAGAAGGGAAACGCAGAAGCTTAAAGTCTTCTGTAGAGGAGATGTTCAGAGAAGACTTGGGTGTCTGTAGTTGCAGTGCAGAAAGTACACTGAGGGACAGAGGCTCAGCAGCAGGAAGCGCTGAGCAGATGGGAGCTGATGAGGGGAGGAAAATCTTCAGGTGCCCTTGTTCAAATTCAGTCACATTGGTTGCCATGATCTGAAGCCCATGTTCCCAACCCTTACATGCTGATTTTCCAAACAGAAATTAAACCTGGGAGGGGCAATGAGATGGCTCGGTGTGTGGAGACATGCCAGTCTGAATTCATTCCTCAGCTCTCATAGGGTAGATGGAGATACAGGGTACTGCAGGGTCTTCTCTGCCCTTTATACACGTGTGTGTCATGTACCTGTAGACACAGATACTGAGACATGTGCCTTCCAAAACCCACACATACAATTCAGAAATATAAATCACACTTGCATGTAATGATTGCAGTTTGCAACAAACCTGGGTACTATGTAGATAAATCCATGGAgatatcctttcttccttctttacttcttttcttttcttccttcctactgtccttccttcctgtttcctttgttttttcccttccttttcacCCCCATTGTTTTCTGAGATCTTTTAAGGAACTGAACATTCCAAAAAGATAATTCCAATCCCTATCCTcacaaagcctttaaaaaaaaaaacaaactttttattagacattttctttatttacatttcaaatgttatcccctttccaggttttcccctgcaaaaactccctatccccttccccttccctctgctccccaacctaccctctcctgcttcctatccttggcattcccttatacttgGGAATAGAACTTCTTAGGACCAAgttcctttcttcccattgatgaccaactaggccatcctctgctacatatgcagctagagccacgagtcccaccatgtgttttctttgcttggtcgtttagccccagggagctctgggggtactggttagttcctattgttgttcctcctatggagctgtaaaccccttcagctccttgggtactttctctagctccttcattggggaccctgtgctccatccattggatagctgtgagcatccacttctgtatttgtcatacactggcagagcctttcaggagacagcaatatcaggctcctgtcatcaaggtCTTGATGGCATTCaccatagtgtctgtgtttgttgttgtATATTGGATAGATCTCCAGGTGGAACAATCTATGGGTGGTCATTCTTTCTGTCtcggctccaaactttgtctctgtaactccttccatgggcatttggttccaccttctaagaaggattgaagtatctacACCACAAAGCATTTTCTAGTGACCCAGAAGTCACAATATCTAGAGTATAGCCTCCAGCGGCTACATGAATTGAGTTCTTGAAAGGGGAGCTGGGACTGTATGggatggacagagagagaactaatgagccaagacaaagttctctgatcaaggcccaatatTTACTTATGAGTCTGATCTTATATAGGGGGGTGGGAACCCATCCCCAACTATGCcaggattttgtttctttgtcaggatctcatcaggaaaacaggttcagcctctcagcaggtagtggcttcttggaggaagcagcagatgtggcaggacaatagattTTACCTAATTTGGAAGACTCCATCCTAGGTGGGCTAGCTGGCTGTGAAAAACACAAGCTCTGAGTCAGCCAGATCAAGGCTGGAGGGAAGGGCATACCAGAGGATAGATTCAATGGTTTAAGAGAACTGTAACTAGAacagaaaacaattcagaaagtgAGGATTGtgtgcaggagaggaggaggagaagggataggaggaagcagaggaggatgaAAGAGAACTCCTTCTCATTACAACAGACACTCTTTAGATGAAGAGTGGTATGGGGACAACTGAGTAGAGGATTTCACATAGAAGAAATGACACCCTCTGATGTCATGGAGGTTATGTTGCTCATCTGTATTATGGGCACACCCCTACCCATAGGCATAAGCTGAGGGATGCTCACACATACTCATGATTGGTGACTTATTCCTCTTCCCTTATAGCCTCCATCTTAACCTATTGGCTCCTGCCTACCACTGCCAGAGTCATCATCCATTCCTTACCACTCCAAGTGGTTGAAGGAGAAAATGTTCTTCTACGAGTTGACAATCTGCCAGAGAATCTTCTAGCCTTTGCCTGGTACAGAGGGTTGATGAATTTGAAGCTTGGAATTGCACTGTATTCACTGTGCTATAACGTAGATGTGACAGGACCTGAGCACAGCGGTAGAGAGACATTGTACAGCAACGGGTCCCTGTGGATCCAAAATGTCACCCGGGAGGACACAGGATATTACACTTTTCGAACCATAAGTCAACGTGGAGAACTTGTATCAAATACATCCATCTTCCTTCAGGTGTACTGTAAGTAATTCTTTGAAAACTCTGGGTGCTGGGTGGAGTCCTTCCACTAGGCACACAGAAGTGTTAGGCCTGGCATGTGTCTCCTTTCCATCTGCATTGTGTCTCCACGTTGGGGCTTGAGCATTTAGTGCAGGATACACATGGTGGAAAACAATGTCAATTGTGCAGAGTCCCTCATTTGATTTCACCTCAGAGAAACCTGGATGCAGGGTGGGCAAGTCAGTCAAGGCCATCAGACTCTGTCTAGACTCTTGGGGTCCTTCATAGTAAACTGTCCTTGAGAAAGTtcttgagggaagaaagaagggccTATGGAAGCCATGGACATcttacagagttgagttccagaaACCCCTGGCTCCACACCTCTGTTCCAGCTTCACCTCCTGTTGGCCCTAAGAAGTTTGTTCTAGTGTTAGATCTTGATTTTCTGTCTGCAGATAAGAGTGCTTGTTGTAGTCAATGTCTTGTTCCATGTGGAACTAAACTGTGTACTGCCATGAGAGCCAGAATTAGGCTATGTCTCCTGGTCATCCTAGTGACCCAGAGGGAGACCACAACAGGGCAGATTCCCAGGCCATTAACCCATTGTCCTGGTGGGTTTATGAGACTTCCAAAAGGTCAGGGTCCCATCAGTGTGGGAGAGACTACACAGGTCAAACTGAAAAGGTCTTTTCCTTTGAAGCTAGTACATTCTCTTCTATAAGCAAATACAACAGGCTGCACTGTTGTGGACAGTTCTCCAGACATGAACTGCAGTTCCCACAGTGAAGAGCAGGCATAGTCTGGGGACACTCAAGGAAACCTAGTAAACCTATGTGCCTGAATAATTACCTTTCCTTGTATCCTGGCTTTTATCCcttctgtgtagaccagaaggTCACTGCTATAGTCTCCTCAAACCTCTTACCTGCTTCCCGTGTCTGCTACCCTGCCAGGGGTTCATGTTCACATTCCAGACATGTATTTTCTCTGTGAATGAAAAGGTGTCCCATGGGAATCACTTAGACAGAGGTTCAAGGCATCTCAGAAAGGCCAGGGTGCACATGGGCAGACCTACCAcacagctcagcaggcagaggaagtGTGAGCACAGTGTTGAACCCCTGCATGGGATGATGGAACCCAGAGCAGTCCTTCTGGGACCTaggtcacctcctcccacacacTCAGGCTATGAGCTCCTGACACAGCTGCTCCTGGGCCTTTCTTCTCCATCAGAATTCTGACTGTTGCCTGCAGTGAGAATAATCTGTCCCCTTCCCCACTCATCCTGCAGCTGGTACCTTTGGATCTCTCACGCACATCTGTCACCTTCCTCCTGAGAGCAAATTCCATTGTTCCAGAGCACTGAGAACACAGGGCAGACTGGGTGCTCAGCTGGGTTTCTGTCACACAGGGAATGCAGAGGTTCCTTCTTTGTTGCTGACTGACCCAGGATGAGAACACAACAGAGGGCCACCCCTGGGTGAGCTGCTGTTTCAGAGCTCAGAGATACTCAGAAGGTTGTTTGTCACTGTGTACTCTGGAGGGCTGAAAGAGAAAGAGCCAAGAGGAGAGGGTAGGTTTGTCATCCTGAGAGTGTACCAGGCATAGAACAAAGAGCACCCCACAGCCTACAGGCCTCTGTAAGATGCTTCTGTCCAGGAGAACGCTGAGGCCATACATAGGAGGAGTAAGGTGGGTTAGACCAGATTTGCTACAAACAGAACAGAGCAAGCCAGTGTTCAGAGAGGCCCCCTGTGTACTCTCTGCAAAGGTTGTATGACCTGTCAGGCCCTCCTGATCCTGGGCGAGGCGCCCACACTTTACAGGCTGTGAGAGGACAGAACTCTTCTATTCTCTGGAGGCTCCTCAGGAGTTCATTGACCTGAGAGGAGTCTCAGGGTTTGTAGGAGAGNAGCCACAGTGGGTCAGAggctcagcagcagcaggaggctcTTGGTgaagaagtagggggaggggagagtgttCTCACCCACAGTTAGTCAGCATGAGCACAGTGTTATCAAAACTGATGTTCCCAGTTGTGACGTCCCAAATAGGAAACCAAGCTCCTGTTggtcagtacacacacacacacacacacacacacacacacacacacacacacacacacacacacacacagtgtaacaaaaaaatcaaaggtaGTGGAATTATTGACCACTGTACCGCAAATGTATGAATGTGACTATGAGCAGGCATGTTCCAAAGACACCATTCATTCAATCAATCATTCATTGGTTCCCCACAGATATCTGATGTGTTTTTAGGCAACCTTTgcttaaaaaaatataagaacaCTACTGGGTCTTACAATTCTCTAGGCCTACTGGACAGGAAGACAGACCAATGAAGAAAGCTAGAAGGTGACTCATATGTTGGGAGGGAAACACAACAAAAGCTTCAGAGAGTGAAGACAGGTCTGCTTGGGAAGAGGTCAGGAGGAAGCACACTAACACTCATCTACACTGAGTGGGAGCAGGGATCTCAAGACAGTGAGGCAGGACCATATACACAACCGAAGGGAGAGCACCATAGAGAGGAATTAACAAGCAAGGGACAAGGAGAGTATGATGGTAATGTGGTGAACTCCACCAAGTAGAGCATGGAGACCCTCACCCACACATCTCAGCTGAGCAGTGTACACAGCTGCTTAGGACACAGGGCACCATCTTAGTCAAATACAGAAGTCCTAATATTGATGGATCTCTCTTCCCTTCTAGCCTCTCTTTTCATCTGTGGgcgtccttccttccttgccaAGCTCACTATTGAATCAGTGCCACCCAGCATTGCTGCAGGGGGAAGTGTTCTTCTCCTTGTTCACAATCTTCCAGAGGATCTTCAATCCCTATTCTGGTACAAAGGACTGACTGTATTTAACAAGGTTGAGATTGCTCGATACAGAAAAGCCAAGAATTCAAGTGAGCCAGGTCCTGCTCACAGTGGTAGAGAGACAGTGTACAGCAATGGATCCCTGCTGTTTCAGGATGTCACCTGGAAAGACTCAGGATTCTACACCCTACGAACTCTGAATAGACATCGGAAAATGGAATTAGCACACGTTTACCTTCAGGTGGACAGTAAGTGATTCTCTGTGATCGTTCAGTGCAGTGGGGCTCCTACCAGAGCACTGTCACTGCTGGCACGTGACTACCTCCTCAATGCACTTTTATCCACATGTTGGGGGTTGACCACTATATGCAGTACACACATGTAGTAGAGAAATACTCATGGGTCAGACTCTGTCTTCTGATGCCACCTTGCATCTCAGAGGACCTAAGATTCTAGACTGCTCTGCCTGTTGAGGCTCCTGCAATACACACGAGGAAAGTGTGGAGTCCATACAGAATGGTGAGCACTGGGAAGCTGTGGCCCAGTTGTCTGTCCAAGGCTTGACTAAAAATGTCCTGGGTTCCATTTTTCCAGGACTTGACACTTCTGATCTGTGCAGACAGTGAACAATGGTTTTTGGCTGTCTATAGCCATCCTGTGTATTTATTATCACTAAACAGTAGAGTTTTATGAcatagaataaaaacagaaaaaaatcaaaccagcATAATTGTAGGTAGAATGGAAGggttctgcttcctgcctgtctcctcaCACCGTGTTCATTCTGGTTTTAGTTCACATGGGACCATGAGCCCAGGAGTGGAAATGCTCACAGTGGACTGGtgctcccacatcaatcaccagtTAAAAGATGTGCTATAGACCTGCCCAGAAGCCATTctgatatttctattttcagttgA
Proteins encoded in this region:
- the LOC110315792 gene encoding pregnancy-specific glycoprotein 22-like isoform X2 — protein: MVVSSELSSKGHTPWQRALLTASILTYWLLPTTARVIIHSLPLQVVEGENVLLRVDNLPENLLAFAWYRGLMNLKLGIALYSLCYNVDVTGPEHSGRETLYSNGSLWIQNVTREDTGYYTFRTISQRGELVSNTSIFLQVYSSLFICGRPSFLAKLTIESVPPSIAAGGSVLLLVHNLPEDLQSLFWYKGLTVFNKVEIARYRKAKNSSEPGPAHSGRETVYSNGSLLFQDVTWKDSGFYTLRTLNRHRKMELAHVYLQVDTSLSLCCDPLESAQLSIDPVPQYAAEGGSVLLQVHNLLEGLQTFSWYKGVHSTQDFKIAEYSIATKSIIRGRAHSRRETGYTNGSLLLQDVTEKDTGLYTLITIDSNVRVVTAHAQVNVHKLATQPVMRVTDSTVRVQSSVIFTCFSDNTRISIRWLFNNQSLQLTERMTLSPSKCQLTIHSVRNEDAGEYQCEAFNPVSSKTSLPVSLAVMNE